The region AAATCCACGCTGTGCTCGGCGAAAACGGTGCCGGCAAAAGCACGCTGATGAAAATCATCTACGGCGCGGTGCGGCCCGACGCTGGCGAGATCCGCTGGGAAGGCCAGCCGGTCGAGATCGCGAGCCCGGCGGCGGCGCGCAAGCTCGGCATCGGCATGGTGTTCCAGCATTTTTCGCTGTTCGAGACGCTCACGGTCGGCGAAAACATCGCGCTTGCGCTCGACGAACCGTTCGATCTGAAGACGCTTTCGAGGCGTATCCGCGAAGTCTCCGCCGACTATGGCCTCGACATCGACCCGCAACGTCACGTGCACAGCCTGACGGTGGGCGAGCGGCAACGCGTCGAAATCGTGCGTTGCCTGCTGCAGAACCCGCGTCTCCTGATCATGGACGAACCGACTTCGGTGCTCACGCCGCAAGCGGTCCGCAAGCTCTTCGAGACGCTCCGGCGTCTCGCGGCAGAAGGTTGCAGCATCCTCTACATCAGCCACAAGCTCGACGAAATCCAGGAACTGTGCGATACCGCCACGGTGATGCGCGGCGGCCGTGTGACCGGTCACGTGACGCCGAAAGAAGAGACGCATGCGTCGCTCGCGCAGTTGATGGTCGGCCATTCGCTGCCGGATTACACGCGCCGTGAACACACGCCGGGCGCCGTGCTGCTCGACGTGAAGCAGTTGTCGGTGGAAAGCGACGACCCCTTCGGCACCTCGCTCAATAACGTGTCGTTCGGCGTGCATGCCGGCGAGATCTTCGGCATTGCGGGTGTGTCGGGCAATGGGCAGGCTGAATTGCTCTCGGCACTGTCGGGTGAAAAGCGCGGCGTGCGCGCCGATGCGGTCACGATTTGCAGCAAGGCCGCAGGGCGCCTCGGCGCAGGCGGCCGGCGCGCGCTCGGTTTCGGTTTTGTGCCGGAAGAGCGTCTCGGCCGAGGCGCAGTGCCGGCAATGACACTGTCGGAAAACGCGCTGCTCACGGCGCATCGTCAGCAGATGGTGAACTCAGGCTGGATCAAGGCGGGCGCGATGCGCGCCTTCGCGAAGCGCTGTATCGAAGCCTTCGACGTCCGTTGCGGCGGCTCGGAAGCGTTGGCGCAAAGTCTCTCTGGCGGCAATCTGCAGAAATACATCATGGGCCGCGAGATCTTGCAGGCGCCTAAGGTGCTGGTGGTCGCACAGCCGACCTGGGGTGTCGACGTCGGCGCGTCAGCGTTTATTCGTCAGCAGTTGCTCGACCTGTCCGCCCGCGGCGTGGCGATTCTGGTGATTTCCGAAGAGCTGGAGGAGTTGTTCGACATCTGCGATCGCATCGCGGTGCTGGCAGGTGGCAGACTCTCGCCGGTGCGTGCCACGGGGGCGACCAACGCCGAGGAAATCGGCCGCTGGATGGCGGGCCTGTTCGGCGACCGCGAGGGCACAGCGCCGTCGGCGGAACAGCCGGCGCATGCCTGATCAGATCGATGCGCGCTCGGCCAACCGATCGACGTTAAACACCAGAACCAGACATAAGCACCCGCTCCCATGATTCTTCCATATCGACTCGAAGCACGCACAACGCCCTCGCGCACGATGCAGCTTGCCGTGCCGCTGATCGCCGCGTTGCTCACGCTCGTGATCGGCTTCCTGATCTTCAGCCTGGTCGGCCGTGATCCGCTCGAAGCCATGCACGCGTTTTTCATCGAACCGCTGTCCAGCGTGAACGGCTGGTCCGAGCTGCTGCTGAAAGCGTCGCCGCTGTGCCTGATCGGCCTCGGTCTCGCGATCGGCTATCGCGCCAACGTCTGGAACATCGGCGCTGAAGGGCAGATGCTGCTCGGCGGCATCGCCGCCAGCGGCGTCGCGATCTATTTCGATCAGGCCACCGGCTGGTGGATTCTGCCGACCATGATGATCGCCGGCGTGCTCGGCGGCATGGCGTGGGCCGCGATTCCCGCGCTCCTGAAAAGCCGTTTCAACACCAACGAGATTCTCGTGAGCCTG is a window of Paraburkholderia phytofirmans OLGA172 DNA encoding:
- a CDS encoding ABC transporter ATP-binding protein; translated protein: MSDSSYSDGAAAQPANRPEQAAPRLMLQGITKQYPAVRANDDVTLIVAPGEIHAVLGENGAGKSTLMKIIYGAVRPDAGEIRWEGQPVEIASPAAARKLGIGMVFQHFSLFETLTVGENIALALDEPFDLKTLSRRIREVSADYGLDIDPQRHVHSLTVGERQRVEIVRCLLQNPRLLIMDEPTSVLTPQAVRKLFETLRRLAAEGCSILYISHKLDEIQELCDTATVMRGGRVTGHVTPKEETHASLAQLMVGHSLPDYTRREHTPGAVLLDVKQLSVESDDPFGTSLNNVSFGVHAGEIFGIAGVSGNGQAELLSALSGEKRGVRADAVTICSKAAGRLGAGGRRALGFGFVPEERLGRGAVPAMTLSENALLTAHRQQMVNSGWIKAGAMRAFAKRCIEAFDVRCGGSEALAQSLSGGNLQKYIMGREILQAPKVLVVAQPTWGVDVGASAFIRQQLLDLSARGVAILVISEELEELFDICDRIAVLAGGRLSPVRATGATNAEEIGRWMAGLFGDREGTAPSAEQPAHA